One part of the Fusobacterium pseudoperiodonticum genome encodes these proteins:
- a CDS encoding tetratricopeptide repeat protein gives MKKDTLLKKVEDLSDLDKHQEIIDMIEALPKKEINNELIGKLARAYIMIQNYEKAIEVLKSIEKEEKNTMLWNYRMGCSYFYLKDYEKAEEYFLKAYNLEPEDENIKDFLMDIYINLSKQVKFGEDDLDNQKKALNYALKAKDYMTTDDKKIECYSYLAFLYNKFTEYSTAEELLKKAISLGRDDLWIHSELGYCLGELNKLEESLEHYLRAIEIAPSNTWLLSQIAWTYRCLGRYEEALKENFKALDLGENSEWVYVEIGYCYKELNNYDKALKYYLEANKISKDKNVWLLSELVWLYNGIEKYENALEYLKKLEKLGRDDSWFNSEYGFCLIGLKKYNEAIEKYNRALEKENNLKEIIRYNSQIGFCYRLLGKYEEAIENLKKVLELINGDKTNDNTDEKIFLNSQIGWIYGKIENSNPEEALYYLNVAKELGRDDEWINAEIGWELGYKAVGKDEEAVKYFERAIELGRNDEWIWIRIADIYFDLKRYEDALKAYNKAYEFECLHNEGQASLYICKIGKTLRRLGRYEEAIEKLLESRKLSLEEGEKVEVEDLELSYCYATLGDRDNGEKYMKLFIDSVGTRIENDEKLKKELEELKEMVNMLYHPS, from the coding sequence ATGAAAAAAGATACTCTACTAAAAAAAGTTGAAGATTTATCTGATTTAGATAAACACCAAGAAATAATAGATATGATAGAAGCACTTCCAAAAAAAGAAATAAACAATGAGCTAATAGGAAAATTAGCTAGAGCATATATAATGATTCAAAATTATGAGAAAGCGATAGAAGTACTAAAAAGCATAGAAAAAGAGGAGAAAAATACTATGCTTTGGAATTATAGAATGGGTTGTTCATATTTTTATTTAAAAGATTATGAAAAAGCAGAAGAGTATTTTTTGAAAGCATATAATTTAGAGCCAGAAGATGAGAACATTAAAGACTTTTTAATGGATATTTATATTAATCTATCGAAGCAAGTAAAATTTGGGGAAGATGATTTAGATAATCAAAAGAAAGCTTTAAATTATGCATTAAAAGCAAAAGATTATATGACAACAGATGATAAGAAAATAGAATGTTATTCATATTTAGCTTTCTTATACAATAAATTTACAGAATATAGTACAGCTGAAGAATTATTAAAAAAAGCTATTAGTCTAGGTAGAGATGACCTTTGGATACATTCTGAACTAGGATATTGTTTAGGAGAACTAAATAAACTAGAAGAATCATTAGAGCACTATCTTAGAGCTATAGAAATTGCACCAAGCAATACTTGGTTACTTTCTCAAATTGCTTGGACATATCGTTGTCTAGGAAGATATGAAGAGGCTTTAAAAGAGAATTTTAAGGCTCTAGACTTAGGAGAAAATAGTGAATGGGTATATGTTGAAATAGGCTATTGTTATAAGGAATTAAATAATTATGATAAAGCTTTAAAATATTATTTAGAAGCAAATAAAATAAGTAAGGATAAAAATGTTTGGTTATTATCAGAATTAGTATGGCTTTATAATGGAATAGAAAAGTACGAGAATGCACTAGAATATCTTAAAAAACTTGAAAAATTAGGTAGAGATGATAGCTGGTTTAATAGTGAATATGGTTTCTGTTTAATAGGATTAAAGAAATATAATGAAGCTATAGAAAAATATAATCGTGCTCTGGAAAAGGAAAATAATCTTAAAGAAATTATCCGTTATAACTCTCAAATTGGGTTTTGCTATCGTCTTTTAGGAAAATATGAAGAGGCTATTGAAAACTTAAAAAAAGTTTTAGAGCTAATTAATGGAGATAAAACAAATGATAATACAGATGAGAAGATTTTTTTAAATTCTCAAATAGGTTGGATTTATGGAAAAATAGAAAATTCAAACCCAGAAGAAGCACTGTATTATTTAAATGTAGCAAAAGAATTAGGTAGAGATGATGAATGGATTAATGCAGAAATAGGTTGGGAATTAGGATATAAGGCTGTAGGTAAAGATGAAGAAGCCGTAAAATATTTTGAAAGAGCGATAGAATTGGGTAGAAATGACGAATGGATATGGATTAGAATAGCCGATATTTATTTTGACTTGAAAAGATATGAAGATGCATTAAAAGCATATAATAAAGCTTATGAATTTGAATGCTTACATAATGAAGGACAAGCAAGTTTATATATATGTAAGATTGGAAAAACATTAAGAAGGCTTGGAAGATACGAAGAAGCAATTGAGAAACTTTTAGAATCAAGAAAATTATCACTTGAAGAAGGAGAAAAAGTAGAAGTAGAAGACTTAGAGCTTTCATATTGCTATGCTACTCTTGGAGATAGAGATAATGGTGAAAAATATATGAAATTATTCATAGATTCAGTGGGAACTCGTATAGAAAATGATGAGAAACTAAAAAAAGAACTTGAGGAACTCAAAGAGATGGTAAATATGCTATATCATCCCTCATAA
- a CDS encoding ABC transporter substrate-binding protein — MEGKSRKIKILIGLIALIVLAFGPFKPKDKNNENVNTAEVNLKKVIIGLPGISNQTLEATGIAVNKGYIVEELKKVGYEPEFIYFQQAGPAVNEALATNKIDIAMYGDFPITVLKSNGGDVKVFAVDNSRFMYGVLVQNDDSIKTIKDLEGKKVLYRKGTVEQKFFKEILKKYNLNEDKFVSVNAGGADGQSIFSAKEAEAIFTFYYTALYMESKGLGKVIDSTLDKPEVGTQSLAVGRTKFLEENPDAAVAIIKALEKAKDFAKENPEEVFSIYAQSGIPAEVYKKAYSADLTFSNFDPAITDNTKEKMQKLIDFLYDNQIVKNKITVDDIITTEYYDRYKSSK, encoded by the coding sequence ATGGAAGGAAAAAGCAGAAAAATAAAAATTTTAATTGGACTTATAGCCTTAATAGTATTAGCTTTTGGTCCCTTTAAACCTAAAGATAAAAATAATGAGAATGTCAATACTGCTGAAGTTAATCTAAAAAAAGTTATAATTGGTTTACCTGGTATATCCAATCAAACATTGGAAGCAACAGGGATAGCTGTTAATAAAGGTTATATAGTAGAAGAATTAAAGAAAGTTGGCTATGAACCTGAATTTATATATTTTCAGCAAGCAGGACCTGCTGTTAATGAGGCTTTGGCTACAAATAAAATAGATATCGCAATGTATGGAGATTTCCCAATTACAGTTTTAAAAAGTAATGGTGGAGATGTAAAAGTCTTTGCAGTAGATAATTCACGATTTATGTATGGAGTACTTGTACAAAATGACGATAGCATAAAAACTATTAAAGATTTAGAAGGTAAAAAAGTTCTATATAGAAAAGGAACTGTTGAGCAAAAGTTCTTTAAAGAAATTCTTAAAAAATATAATTTGAATGAAGATAAATTTGTTTCTGTAAATGCTGGTGGAGCTGATGGTCAATCTATATTCAGTGCTAAAGAAGCTGAAGCTATATTCACTTTCTATTACACAGCTTTATATATGGAATCAAAAGGGCTTGGAAAAGTTATCGACTCAACTTTGGATAAACCTGAGGTTGGAACTCAAAGTTTAGCTGTTGGAAGAACAAAGTTCTTAGAAGAAAATCCTGATGCTGCTGTTGCAATTATAAAAGCCTTAGAAAAAGCTAAGGATTTTGCAAAAGAAAATCCAGAAGAAGTATTTAGTATCTATGCACAAAGTGGAATACCTGCTGAAGTATATAAAAAAGCTTACTCTGCTGATTTAACTTTCTCTAATTTTGATCCAGCTATAACAGATAATACAAAAGAAAAAATGCAAAAATTAATAGATTTCTTATATGATAATCAAATAGTGAAAAATAAAATAACAGTAGATGATATTATAACTACTGAATACTATGACAGATATAAATCTAGCAAATAA